Proteins encoded by one window of Haliotis asinina isolate JCU_RB_2024 chromosome 6, JCU_Hal_asi_v2, whole genome shotgun sequence:
- the LOC137287616 gene encoding uncharacterized protein, which produces MPGQTVQVVFQLYNLPPGIEAMVRADSRVKIGVLGSIPELGSWNIQQMLTAGPSEIEQDLWKVKSYLPISATFKWSWLVTTHDAQVLYWDPARNRQTSLNFYSGTMKVRWGFKHTQFISRICRADIRTHYQSQPGEVLAVAGSEACMGSWDPKKAVRAREYPSKSGYWVAHTVLDCSVNYHWKWVVLDEETGAVRRWEERWNRHLKTNCEDLVMDARWNCESFIQHRTPVSRYRDVDMTKVNIPNYNLMTSNGAQDVAAKWIANAQLENKYFAVTEREEAAMLKPAQTPSCQETKKSTLCSLFSRLPALVPFVGFVMIGVTEWAASMI; this is translated from the exons ATGCCAGGACAGACTGTACAGGTGGTGTTTCAGCTCTACAACTTACCTCCTGGGATAGAGGCCATGGTGAGAGCCGATAGTCGGGTTAAAATCGGAGTtctgggttcgatccccgaaCTTGGCTCATGGAACATCCAGCAAATGCTGACTGCCGGGCCGTCGGAGATAGAGCAAGACTTGTGGAAGGTGAAGAGTTATCTTCCCATATCGGCCACCTTCAAGTGGTCCTGGCTGGTGACAACGCATGATGCACAGGTTTTGTACTGGGATCCAGCAAGAAACAGACA GACAAGTCTGAACTTCTACAGCGGCACCATGAAAGTCCGGTGGGGTTTCAAACACACCCAGTTCATCTCCCGCATATGCCGAGCTGACATCCGCACTCACTACCAGAGTCAGCCAGGAGAGGTGTTAGCTGTGGCGGGTTCTGAGGCCTGTATGGGGTCCTGGGACCCAAAGAAAGCTGTCCGAGCCAGAGAATACCCGTCGAAGTCTGGATACTGGGTTGCCCACACTGTCCTGGATTGTTCTGTCAACTACCATTGGAAGTGGGTTGTACTGGATGAGGAGACTGGAGCTGTCAGACGCTGGGAGGAACGCTGGAACCGCCATCTGAAGACCAACTGTGAGGATCTGGTGATGGACGCCAGATGGAACTGCGAGTCCTTCATCCAACACCGGACCCCTGTGTCGCGGTACAGAGACGTGGACATGACCAAAGTGAACATCCCCAACTACAATCTGATGACGAGTAATGGTGCTCAGGATGTCGCAGCGAAATGGATCGCAAATGCTCAACTGGAGAACAAATACTTTGCAG TTACCGAGCGAGAAGAGGCTGCCATGCTCAAGCCGGCTCAAACACCTTCATGCcaagaaacaaagaaatcaaCATTATGCTCTCTGTTCAGTCGACTTCCGGCCCTGGTTCCATTCGTGGGCTTTGTGATGATCGGGGTAACAGAGTGGGCTGCAAGTATGATATAG
- the LOC137287614 gene encoding uncharacterized protein produces MPGQTVQIAFQLYNLPPGIEAMVRADSRVKIGVLGSIPELGSWNIQQMLTAGPSDTEQDVWKVKSYLPISATFKWSWLVTTHDAQVLYWDPARNRQTSLNFYSGTMKVRWGFKHTQFISRICRADIRTHYQSQPGEVLAVAGSEACMGSWDPKKAVRAREYPSKSGYWVAHTVLDCSVNYHWKWVVLDEETGAVKRWEERWNRHLKTNCEDLVMDARWNCESFIQHRTPVSRYRDVDMTKVNIPNYNLMTSNGAQDVAAKWIANAQLENKYFAVTEREEAAMLKPAQTPSSQETKKSTLCSLFSRLPALVPFVGFVMIGVTEWAASMI; encoded by the exons ATGCCAGGACAGACTGTACAGATCGCGTTTCAGCTCTACAACTTACCTCCTGGGATAGAGGCCATGGTGAGAGCCGATAGTCGGGTTAAAATCGGAGTtctgggttcgatccccgaaCTTGGCTCATGGAACATCCAGCAAATGCTGACTGCCGGGCCGTCGGACACAGAGCAAGACGTGTGGAAGGTGAAGAGTTATCTTCCCATATCGGCCACCTTCAAGTGGTCCTGGCTGGTGACAACGCATGATGCACAGGTTTTGTACTGGGATCCAGCAAGAAACAGACA GACAAGTCTGAACTTCTACAGCGGCACCATGAAAGTCCGGTGGGGTTTCAAACACACCCAGTTCATCTCCCGCATATGCCGAGCTGACATCCGCACTCACTACCAGAGTCAGCCAGGAGAGGTGTTAGCTGTGGCGGGTTCTGAGGCCTGTATGGGGTCCTGGGACCCAAAGAAAGCTGTCCGAGCCAGAGAATACCCGTCGAAGTCTGGATACTGGGTTGCCCACACTGTCCTGGATTGTTCTGTCAACTACCATTGGAAGTGGGTTGTACTGGATGAGGAGACTGGAGCTGTCAAACGCTGGGAGGAACGCTGGAACCGCCATCTGAAGACCAACTGTGAGGATCTGGTGATGGACGCCAGATGGAACTGCGAGTCCTTCATCCAACACCGGACCCCTGTGTCGCGGTACAGAGACGTGGACATGACCAAAGTGAACATCCCCAACTACAATCTGATGACGAGTAATGGTGCTCAGGATGTCGCAGCGAAATGGATCGCAAATGCTCAACTGGAGAACAAATACTTTGCAG TTACCGAGCGAGAAGAGGCCGCCATGCTCAAGCCGGCTCAAACACCTTCAAGCcaagaaacaaagaaatcaaCATTATGCTCTCTGTTCAGTCGACTTCCGGCCCTGGTTCCATTCGTGGGCTTTGTGATGATCGGGGTAACAGAGTGGGCTGCAAGTATGATATAG
- the LOC137287615 gene encoding uncharacterized protein: protein MPGQTVQVVFQLYNLPPGIEAMMRADSQVKIGVLGSIPELGSWNIQQMLTAGPSKIEQDVWKVKSYLPISATFKWSWLVTTHDAQVLYWDPARNRQTSLNFYSGTMKVRWGFKHTQFISRICRADIRTHYQSQPGEVLAVAGSEACMGSWDPKKAVRAREYPSKSGYWVAHTVLDCSVNYHWKWVVLDEETGAVKRWEERWNRHLKTNCEDLVMDARWNCKSFIQHRTPVSRYRDVDMTKVNIPNYNLMTSNGAQDVAAKWIANAQLENKYFAVTEREEAVMLKPAQTPSCQETKKSTLCSLFSRLPALVPFVGFVMIGVTEWAASMI, encoded by the exons ATGCCAGGACAGACTGTACAGGTGGTGTTTCAGCTCTACAACTTACCTCCTGGGATAGAGGCCATGATGAGAGCCGATAGTCAGGTTAAAATCGGAGTtctgggttcgatccccgaaCTTGGCTCATGGAACATCCAGCAAATGCTGACTGCCGGGCCGTCGAAGATAGAGCAAGACGTGTGGAAGGTGAAGAGTTATCTTCCCATATCGGCCACCTTCAAGTGGTCCTGGCTGGTGACAACGCATGATGCACAGGTTTTGTACTGGGATCCAGCAAGAAACAGACA GACAAGTCTGAACTTCTACAGCGGCACCATGAAAGTCCGGTGGGGTTTCAAACACACCCAGTTCATCTCCCGCATATGCCGAGCTGACATCCGCACTCACTACCAGAGTCAGCCAGGAGAGGTGTTAGCTGTGGCGGGTTCTGAGGCCTGTATGGGGTCCTGGGACCCAAAGAAAGCTGTCCGAGCCAGAGAATACCCGTCGAAGTCTGGATACTGGGTTGCCCACACTGTCCTGGATTGTTCTGTCAACTACCATTGGAAGTGGGTTGTACTGGATGAGGAGACTGGAGCTGTCAAACGCTGGGAGGAACGCTGGAACCGCCATCTGAAGACCAACTGTGAGGATCTGGTGATGGACGCCAGATGGAACTGCAAGTCCTTCATCCAACACCGGACCCCTGTGTCGCGGTACAGAGACGTGGACATGACCAAAGTGAACATCCCCAACTACAATCTGATGACGAGTAATGGTGCTCAGGATGTAGCAGCGAAATGGATCGCAAATGCTCAACTGGAGAACAAATACTTTGCAG TTACCGAGCGAGAAGAGGCTGTCATGCTCAAGCCGGCTCAAACACCTTCATGCcaagaaacaaagaaatcaaCATTATGCTCTCTGTTCAGTCGACTTCCGGCCCTGGTTCCATTCGTGGGCTTTGTGATGATCGGGGTAACAGAGTGGGCTGCAAGTATGATATAG